One Mya arenaria isolate MELC-2E11 chromosome 7, ASM2691426v1 genomic window carries:
- the LOC128240285 gene encoding uncharacterized protein LOC128240285 isoform X1, which produces MNFDGQDAYIEIVMLLMDSVKYVKEELLVKYISQVSRTDIDTYLGQKRGIILSVCDKEATDILFPTGGRKTNVKEWDMSMLDAVFTQLQKDLLLECVRSSGMDLKQVLLTHRQGIGNSNIGQTRGYAFSSQNPDITRWTMPMLCVVLKNAFPQDVRVPLHCAIDATHTIRNTLVHCKKASVDQDDYKKFTSEIDHLIKNTKEFFNNPEFNGTIDRGVNMIKKKCYAMSFPDASVAFNSWAIRQNEIENKLDQHHAENIIQHAQTQEMVKQTLDRLTVLENQLGQKLPVHVLVEIEGQSNRPKEEIDELHRRFVQLINACIEMKGTPFDNQQRDSINESLCQVLRDLPQNGIRIVGAENKCIVLRVQCQSMSAFKQLYEASLSGELTKWFAPLENEVRKSWHASYIQTVTIRQEMVPGIIQKIAIELSKKVFDENVEVFNSGGSTRIALPCVDMLTTAVGKECDLGTASALIRAIQSYGQSENFKATHVIEGKAAYSKHFCEQSRKWPGFRRSCVYVEEISQSYYTLLDECGLDVQNVDRKKCELQLLQNVRKQNCSVEIFALSNTITGIRMFENHLKFAESNTDIENIPQHERMIVVITFEDEKQLLHTYLSDHKKGIFHVCVVFVNERGPDIPYVQPGDFGVQCFICQTRPELISNSIGVLLERNVMHFLRSQVQTLLLFREQVEIQNKLETPALKDMFQHLRSRFEIVFVAKAMDNQKSSADTEDVLLHQLNKVLKKNASHISNVLQMANALYKRRKTKIPEEEREDIQDIPNPVNELVEGLQAQTYPHVIGFEVDSGALNVYVDFMIDESTMQRLDFIFSKILKREALPYKVVFAKLKLYSRLSCGSRVSCDAQQCVGDVHGAYGTLGGFVEHNNISSTSICAVTTRHLAILSGNNSCIVDGVCIGKWLKNETDVTIDIAAAHIFNEFVPNCKFAFQDENGYDKPCSLYDNNRRDLNELRGLHVHIWGANSKPGTGMILSNDCSKGSVNFFLVTDLPGQNAPFCDSGDSGAFVLTESIDDDSMTAIGIVVGEMMKLGSSGKNTEKKKYFCHYLHEGLDQLAKAHKGTFKLLNCE; this is translated from the exons ATGAATTTCGATGGACAAGATGCGTACATTGAAATCGTGATGCTGTTGATGGACAGTGTTAAATATGTAAAGGAAGAATTATTGGTTAAGTATATTTCACAAGTAAGTCGGACAGATATTGATACTTACCTCGGACAAAAAAGGGGTATTATCCTATCAGTATGTGACAAAGAAGCTACGGACATACTTTTTCCCACGGGAGGAAGAAAAACGAATGTTAAGGAATGGGACATGTCGATGCTAGACGCAGTATTTACACAGCTGCAAAAGGATTTGCTTTTAGAATGTGTTCGTTCATCGGGTATGGATCTCAAGCAGGTTCTGCTCACCCACCGGCAAGGTATAGGAAATTCAAATATTGGTCAAACTAGAGGTTATGCATTTTCCTCTCAGAATCCAGATATTACCCGTTGGACGATGCCAATGCTTTGTGTCGTTTTGAAAAACGCATTTCCGCAAGATGTGAGAGTGCCCCTACATTGTGCTATTGACGCCACGCATACGATAAGAAATACATTGGTTCACTGTAAAAAGGCATCAGTTGACCAGGACGACTACAAGAAGTTTACATCAGAAATAGACCATTTGATTAAGAATACCAAGGAGTTTTTTAACAATCCTGAGTTCAATGGAACTATTGACAGAGGGGTCAACATGATAAAGAAGAAATGCTATGCTATGTCATTTCCGGACGCAAGTGTTGCATTCAACAGCTGGGCCATAagacaaaatgaaattgaaaacaaacttgaTCAGCACCACGCag aaaacataATCCAGCATGCTCAAACACAGGAAATGGTTAAAC AAACTTTGGACAGATTAACTGTATTGGAAAACCAATTAG gtcAAAAACTTCCGGTACATGTATTGGTAGAGATTGAGGGCCAGTCGAACCGTCCAAAGGAAGAAATAGATGAGTTGCACAGACGTTTTGTACAGCTTATAAATGCTTGTATAGAAATGAAAGGAACACCGTTTGACAATCAACAAAGAGATTCTATCAATGAATCATTATGCCAGGTTTTGCGTGATTTGCCACAAA aTGGAATTAGAATTGTGGGCGCGGAAAATAAATGCATCGTCCTAAGAGTACAGTGTCAGTCTATGAGTGCATTCAAACAGCTTTATGAAGCCAGTCTTTCTGGAGAGCTCACAAAATGGTTTGCCCCGTTGGAAAACGAAGTAAGAAAAAGCTGGCACGCCTCGTACATACAAACAGTAACCATAAGGCAGGAAATGGTTCCAGGAATTATTCAAAAGATAG CCATTGAATTATCCAAGAAGGTTTTTGACGAAAACGTTGAAGTATTTAACTCAGGAGGTAGTACTAGAATTGCCTTGCCATGCGTCGACATGCTAACGACTGCAGTTGGAAAGGAGTGCGATTTAGGAACAGCAAGTGCTCTAATTCGTGCGATTCAGTCCTACGGGCAATCTGAGAATTTCAAAGCAACTCATG TGATTGAAGGTAAAGCAGCATATTCCAAGCACTTTTGTGAACAATCAAGAAAATGGCCTGGTTTTAGGAGAAGCTGCGTTTACGTCGAAGAGATATCCCAGTCCTATTATACATTACTTGATGAATGCGGGCTAGATGTACAAAACGTGGATAGAAAGAAATGCGAATTACAGCTCTTACAAAATGTAAGGAAACAAAATTGTTCtgttgaaatatttgcattGTCGAATACTATAACAGGCATACGGATGTTTGAAAATCACTTGAAGTTTGCTGAATCAAACACGGATATCGAAAATATTCCTCAACATGAACGAATGATCGTGGTTATCACCTTTGAAGATGAGAAACAACTTTTGCATACATATCTATCTGACCACAAAAAAGGTATTTTTCATGTATGTGTGGTTTTCGTCAACGAAAGAGGACCTGATATACCCTACGTTCAACCAGGTGATTTTGGAGTGCAATGCTTCATATGCCAAACAAGACCTGAACTCATATCAAACAGCATTGGTGTTCTTCTAGAAAGGAATGTAATGCATTTCCTGAGATCTCAAGTGCAGACGCTGTTATTATTTAGAGAACAAGTAGAGATCCAAAACAAACTTGAGACACCGGCGTTGAAAGATATGTTCCAGCATTTGAGAAGTCGATTTGAAATCGTTTTCGTTGCGAAAGCTATGGACAACCAAAAATCAAGTGCTGACACag aAGACGTTCTCTTGCACCAACTcaacaaagttttgaaaaagAACGCTTCGCATATAAGCAATGTTCTACAGATGGCAAATGCGTTATACAAACGGCGAAAGACGAAAATACCGGAAGAAGAAAGAGAAGACATTCAAGACATACCAAATCCTGTTAATGAG CTGGTCGAAGGACTTCAGGCACAGACATATCCACACGTAATCGGTTTTGAGGTTGACAGTGGGGCACTGAACGTTTACGTCGATTTCATGATCGACGAAAGCACTATGCAACGTCTGGATTTCATTTTCTCAAAGATTCTTAAGAGGGAAGCGTTACCCTATAAAGtagtttttgcaaaattgaaactATATTCCCGTTTAAGTTGTGGTTCCAGGGTTTCTTGTGATGCACAACAATGCGTCGGAGATGTACATGGCGCGTATGGTACACTAGGAGGATTTGTTGAGCACAACAATATATCCTCTACCAGTATATGTGCAGTCACTACCAGGCATTTAGCGATACTTTCAGGGAACAATTCGTGTATTGTTGATGGCGTGTGTATTGGCAAATGGCTAAAAAACGAAACTGACGTAACAATCGACATTGCAGCCGCccatatatttaatgaatttgttCCAAATTGCAAGTTTGCGTTTCAAGATGAAAACGGGTATGATAAGCCCTGCAGTCTTTACGACAACAACAGACGAGATTTAAATGAACTTCGTGGTCTTCATGTGCATATTTGGGGGGCGAATTCAAAGCCTGGTACAGGTATGATACTTTCTAACGATTGTTCGAAAGGTAGCGTCAATTTCTTTCTTGTTACTGACTTGCCAGGACAAAATGCCCCGTTTTGTGATAGTGGCGATAGTGGAGCTTTTGTCTTAACAGAAAGCATTGATGATGATAGCATGACAGCTATAGGCATAGTAGTGGGTGAAATGATGAAATTGGGATCCTCGGGAAAAAAtacagagaaaaaaaaatacttttgtcaCTATCTGCATGAAGGTTTAGATCAACTTGCGAAAGCTCATAAAGGAACTTTCAAATTACTAAATTGTGAATAG
- the LOC128240285 gene encoding uncharacterized protein LOC128240285 isoform X2, producing MPMLCVVLKNAFPQDVRVPLHCAIDATHTIRNTLVHCKKASVDQDDYKKFTSEIDHLIKNTKEFFNNPEFNGTIDRGVNMIKKKCYAMSFPDASVAFNSWAIRQNEIENKLDQHHAENIIQHAQTQEMVKQTLDRLTVLENQLGQKLPVHVLVEIEGQSNRPKEEIDELHRRFVQLINACIEMKGTPFDNQQRDSINESLCQVLRDLPQNGIRIVGAENKCIVLRVQCQSMSAFKQLYEASLSGELTKWFAPLENEVRKSWHASYIQTVTIRQEMVPGIIQKIAIELSKKVFDENVEVFNSGGSTRIALPCVDMLTTAVGKECDLGTASALIRAIQSYGQSENFKATHVIEGKAAYSKHFCEQSRKWPGFRRSCVYVEEISQSYYTLLDECGLDVQNVDRKKCELQLLQNVRKQNCSVEIFALSNTITGIRMFENHLKFAESNTDIENIPQHERMIVVITFEDEKQLLHTYLSDHKKGIFHVCVVFVNERGPDIPYVQPGDFGVQCFICQTRPELISNSIGVLLERNVMHFLRSQVQTLLLFREQVEIQNKLETPALKDMFQHLRSRFEIVFVAKAMDNQKSSADTEDVLLHQLNKVLKKNASHISNVLQMANALYKRRKTKIPEEEREDIQDIPNPVNELVEGLQAQTYPHVIGFEVDSGALNVYVDFMIDESTMQRLDFIFSKILKREALPYKVVFAKLKLYSRLSCGSRVSCDAQQCVGDVHGAYGTLGGFVEHNNISSTSICAVTTRHLAILSGNNSCIVDGVCIGKWLKNETDVTIDIAAAHIFNEFVPNCKFAFQDENGYDKPCSLYDNNRRDLNELRGLHVHIWGANSKPGTGMILSNDCSKGSVNFFLVTDLPGQNAPFCDSGDSGAFVLTESIDDDSMTAIGIVVGEMMKLGSSGKNTEKKKYFCHYLHEGLDQLAKAHKGTFKLLNCE from the exons ATGCCAATGCTTTGTGTCGTTTTGAAAAACGCATTTCCGCAAGATGTGAGAGTGCCCCTACATTGTGCTATTGACGCCACGCATACGATAAGAAATACATTGGTTCACTGTAAAAAGGCATCAGTTGACCAGGACGACTACAAGAAGTTTACATCAGAAATAGACCATTTGATTAAGAATACCAAGGAGTTTTTTAACAATCCTGAGTTCAATGGAACTATTGACAGAGGGGTCAACATGATAAAGAAGAAATGCTATGCTATGTCATTTCCGGACGCAAGTGTTGCATTCAACAGCTGGGCCATAagacaaaatgaaattgaaaacaaacttgaTCAGCACCACGCag aaaacataATCCAGCATGCTCAAACACAGGAAATGGTTAAAC AAACTTTGGACAGATTAACTGTATTGGAAAACCAATTAG gtcAAAAACTTCCGGTACATGTATTGGTAGAGATTGAGGGCCAGTCGAACCGTCCAAAGGAAGAAATAGATGAGTTGCACAGACGTTTTGTACAGCTTATAAATGCTTGTATAGAAATGAAAGGAACACCGTTTGACAATCAACAAAGAGATTCTATCAATGAATCATTATGCCAGGTTTTGCGTGATTTGCCACAAA aTGGAATTAGAATTGTGGGCGCGGAAAATAAATGCATCGTCCTAAGAGTACAGTGTCAGTCTATGAGTGCATTCAAACAGCTTTATGAAGCCAGTCTTTCTGGAGAGCTCACAAAATGGTTTGCCCCGTTGGAAAACGAAGTAAGAAAAAGCTGGCACGCCTCGTACATACAAACAGTAACCATAAGGCAGGAAATGGTTCCAGGAATTATTCAAAAGATAG CCATTGAATTATCCAAGAAGGTTTTTGACGAAAACGTTGAAGTATTTAACTCAGGAGGTAGTACTAGAATTGCCTTGCCATGCGTCGACATGCTAACGACTGCAGTTGGAAAGGAGTGCGATTTAGGAACAGCAAGTGCTCTAATTCGTGCGATTCAGTCCTACGGGCAATCTGAGAATTTCAAAGCAACTCATG TGATTGAAGGTAAAGCAGCATATTCCAAGCACTTTTGTGAACAATCAAGAAAATGGCCTGGTTTTAGGAGAAGCTGCGTTTACGTCGAAGAGATATCCCAGTCCTATTATACATTACTTGATGAATGCGGGCTAGATGTACAAAACGTGGATAGAAAGAAATGCGAATTACAGCTCTTACAAAATGTAAGGAAACAAAATTGTTCtgttgaaatatttgcattGTCGAATACTATAACAGGCATACGGATGTTTGAAAATCACTTGAAGTTTGCTGAATCAAACACGGATATCGAAAATATTCCTCAACATGAACGAATGATCGTGGTTATCACCTTTGAAGATGAGAAACAACTTTTGCATACATATCTATCTGACCACAAAAAAGGTATTTTTCATGTATGTGTGGTTTTCGTCAACGAAAGAGGACCTGATATACCCTACGTTCAACCAGGTGATTTTGGAGTGCAATGCTTCATATGCCAAACAAGACCTGAACTCATATCAAACAGCATTGGTGTTCTTCTAGAAAGGAATGTAATGCATTTCCTGAGATCTCAAGTGCAGACGCTGTTATTATTTAGAGAACAAGTAGAGATCCAAAACAAACTTGAGACACCGGCGTTGAAAGATATGTTCCAGCATTTGAGAAGTCGATTTGAAATCGTTTTCGTTGCGAAAGCTATGGACAACCAAAAATCAAGTGCTGACACag aAGACGTTCTCTTGCACCAACTcaacaaagttttgaaaaagAACGCTTCGCATATAAGCAATGTTCTACAGATGGCAAATGCGTTATACAAACGGCGAAAGACGAAAATACCGGAAGAAGAAAGAGAAGACATTCAAGACATACCAAATCCTGTTAATGAG CTGGTCGAAGGACTTCAGGCACAGACATATCCACACGTAATCGGTTTTGAGGTTGACAGTGGGGCACTGAACGTTTACGTCGATTTCATGATCGACGAAAGCACTATGCAACGTCTGGATTTCATTTTCTCAAAGATTCTTAAGAGGGAAGCGTTACCCTATAAAGtagtttttgcaaaattgaaactATATTCCCGTTTAAGTTGTGGTTCCAGGGTTTCTTGTGATGCACAACAATGCGTCGGAGATGTACATGGCGCGTATGGTACACTAGGAGGATTTGTTGAGCACAACAATATATCCTCTACCAGTATATGTGCAGTCACTACCAGGCATTTAGCGATACTTTCAGGGAACAATTCGTGTATTGTTGATGGCGTGTGTATTGGCAAATGGCTAAAAAACGAAACTGACGTAACAATCGACATTGCAGCCGCccatatatttaatgaatttgttCCAAATTGCAAGTTTGCGTTTCAAGATGAAAACGGGTATGATAAGCCCTGCAGTCTTTACGACAACAACAGACGAGATTTAAATGAACTTCGTGGTCTTCATGTGCATATTTGGGGGGCGAATTCAAAGCCTGGTACAGGTATGATACTTTCTAACGATTGTTCGAAAGGTAGCGTCAATTTCTTTCTTGTTACTGACTTGCCAGGACAAAATGCCCCGTTTTGTGATAGTGGCGATAGTGGAGCTTTTGTCTTAACAGAAAGCATTGATGATGATAGCATGACAGCTATAGGCATAGTAGTGGGTGAAATGATGAAATTGGGATCCTCGGGAAAAAAtacagagaaaaaaaaatacttttgtcaCTATCTGCATGAAGGTTTAGATCAACTTGCGAAAGCTCATAAAGGAACTTTCAAATTACTAAATTGTGAATAG